The stretch of DNA TTCGCCGGCCATTCCGTCACGTCGAGCCCGTGATGATGGAACAGCGCAAGCGCGATGCGCTCGAGACCGAAGCCGACGCATGCAGTGTGCGCGACGCTGCCGTCCTCAAGGTTCAGGTCCCACTTCTGGCCGAAGGAGTCCTGATGATAGTTAAAGCTCATGCAGGCTGTCGGCTTGGCAGCCGACGTGATCGCGATCAGCAGCTCGAACTTCAGGTTCTGATCACGCTGGTTGTTGACCATCATCTTGCCGCCTCGGCCGAAAAATGGATCGTTGGCGACGTCGATGACGACTTCGAGGCCGAGCTGCTTCATCATCTCGACGCCGCGATCCATCCAGCGCTGACGGAAGTCGGTCACATGGCTTTCGGTGCCCATGCAGACATATTCGCGCATGCGGAAAAGCTGCTGGCGGGCGGGATCCTTCGACGGTTCATGACGAAAGCAATAGGACTGCAGGTCGAAGAGGCCGCCCTTCGCAGGCAGATTGCCCCGCTTGGCGATTGTCGGATAAAGCGGATAGCAGGCGGCCGGCGTCA from Rhizobium sp. 007 encodes:
- a CDS encoding amino acid--[acyl-carrier-protein] ligase is translated as MDMQTSFLDRLFESGLLIDTGVDGLYGRSGQFEDVITAFERLIDKFGGADGAEAMRFPPGMNRALFEKSGYMKSFPQLAGTVHSFCGSELDHMNLLQCMEVGDDWTKGQEATDIVLTPAACYPLYPTIAKRGNLPAKGGLFDLQSYCFRHEPSKDPARQQLFRMREYVCMGTESHVTDFRQRWMDRGVEMMKQLGLEVVIDVANDPFFGRGGKMMVNNQRDQNLKFELLIAITSAAKPTACMSFNYHQDSFGQKWDLNLEDGSVAHTACVGFGLERIALALFHHHGLDVTEWPANVRKTLWG